GTATGAATACAATCCGGATGGAAGCCAAAAAAAAGCTTGACAAGTAAATTAGAATAGTATAATTCGACAGTATACGGTCGACAGTCTACAATTTTTTGGAAAAAGAGACCTGGCAACCCCAAAAGTTAAAAGAAGAGCATTCAGGGTCATTGTGCATTACGCTTCTGAAGGCTGTACCTCATCCCCGCTTTTTCGAAAGCCATACCAATAGGAAAATCGGCTCGAGTGTCGGGTCGTTCCTAACAATAGAAGTCCCGGCTAAACCGGCATGCAAAGGAGGAAACAGATGAAGAAAGCCATGATAAGAATGAGCATGATTGTCTTATGGTGCGCCTCGTTGTTCGTTGTCCCTTTTCTCGCTTACGGGGACGAGGTTAACATCGGGGTCATCATGCCCCTGACGGGGAAGGTCGCCGCCGTCGGGCTCGACACCCTCCACGGGGCCCAGATCGCCGCCAAGGAAATCAACGATGAAGGCGGCATTAACGTGGGCGGAAAGAATTACAAGATAACGATCCGGCAGTATGACGACGAGGCTTCGGCCGCCAAAGCCGTTGCGGGTATGCAACTGTTGAAAGACCGGTACAACGTACGAGTGGTCATCCAGGGGCTAAGCGGCCCCACCATGGCCTGCCTGGAGAAAAACGAGCGGTTAGGTGTTCTCATCATAGGCTTCTTCAAAGCACCCGAAGCCACCTCGCGGGGGAACAAACTGGTCCTGCGCCATCAGCAGACGGCGGACGACGATGCCCGGGACTGTGCCCGCGCGGCGGTGAAGATCCTCAAGGCCAAGACCTATGCCCTGATTTCCGACACCAGTGATTGGGGGAAGGCCTCGGCTGAAGGGTACGAGGAGGTTTTCGAGAAACTGGGGGTCAAAAAAGTAGCCAGCGAGTGGTTCGACGAGCGGACGCAGACCGATTTCCGGGGGCAGTTGACGAAGATCAAGGCCGCCAAACCGGACGTCATCATGCTCACGGGCCACGATGAATCGTCGGCCGGCGTCATCACGCAGGCCCACGAGCTGGGGATCAAGACGCCCTTCGTGGTCACAACGGGCTTTGGCGTCACGGGCGAGAAACTGACCGGTCCGAAGTTAACCGAAGGATACTTGAAGCGCATTGAATTTACCAGCAAGACGCCCTGGCCGCCCGCCAACGCCCGCTACCGGACACAGTTGTACCCGGCCATGGGATTCAAGGAACCGGCCGCCGGTTACGGTCTGAGCTCTTATGCCAGCATCCACATCATTGCCCGGGCCATGCAAAAGGCCGGCACGATCACGGAGGCCCTCAAGATCCGGCAGGCTGCGGCCTCGGTGCTTCCCCTCCCGGAGAAATACAACACGACCGGTGTCTCCGCCTTTCAGGAAAACGGATCAGGGGTCATTACAGGGGAGATGGGGGTCTACCGGGACGGAAAATTGGTCCCCATAAAATAAGCGTCCCGGGGAACAGTGGGATTTCTGTTCTACCTCCTCTTGAGAATAACGGTTGGTCATCACCCTGGCTTTGCCCCAAGATGATGGCCAACCGTTGATACAAACGCTGATTCCATGGAGCGGGAGGTATGCGGCATGACCGATCTCAGCGAGTACAATAGATTATAAGAGTCATCTCCCTAAGGAAGCATGAGAAAGATGGATTCCCGTTACGTAACATAAGATCCTCCTTAACCGGCTCGGATATAGAGAATCCCCGAGCGAGGTGTTTTTACGATGGCCGAATTTCTGCAATATACCGTTAATGGCTTGATCGTCGGCAGTTCTTATGGTCTGCTTGCCTTGGCGATGACCTTGATCTATGGAATTCTGTCGGTTCCCAATTTCGCACTCGGCGGCATTTATGCCCTTGGGGCCTTCGTTGCTTTCTATGTCGTCCAGTGGCTGGGTCCGGGCTACTATCTATCCAGCCTCTTCCCGGCTGTTTTGATCGGTATGATCATTGCGATCGTGACGGAGAGAATCGTCTTTCGCCCGCTCCACGGCGCACCGCATGCAGCAGGGTTTATTGCCGCCCTGGGGTTGTATTCCATCCTGGAAGGAGGCTGGGCCGTCCTGTTCGATCCGACCTGGAAGAAAGTCGCCTCCCCTTACAATAACATTTTTCTTCAGCTTGGTCCCGTCTCCCTGACGCTTCAGCGACTCGTTATCTTTGTGTTCTGCCTGCTGTTCGCCCTGGGGACCTATATCCTGATCTATCGGACCCTGACAGGAAAAAGGATTCGCGCCGCTTCCGAAAACAGTGACGTTGCGCAGTTGCTCGGCATATCCCCGTACAGCACGACATCGATGACCTTCATTGTCGGCTGCGTCCTGGTAAGTATCGCGGGTGTGCTTGATGCGCCGACCGCCCTGGTAGGCGCAAGCATGGGGATGACGCCAATCACCAAGGCCTTTATCGTGGTGGCCCTCGGAGGTCTGGGAAGCGTTCCAGGCGCCATCGTCGGGGGGATTATCCTGGGATTGGGAGAGAATTACGGCGCCGCCTATATCAGTTCCATGTACAAGGATCTCTTTTCCTACGGGCTTTTCGTCGTGGTTCTCCTCTTGCTGCCCCATGGATTGTACCGCCGTTAACCAGAAGGAGTAGGTATACTATATGCGATCGAAATCAGTTGTTTACCTTATTTTCGGACTGGTGGTTTTCCTGCTTCCCTTTCTGCTCCCGTCCGATTACTGGATTTACATGTTCACCATGGTCGGGATTTATATGATCCTGGTCGGCAGTCTCGATCTGGTCTATGGGTATACGGGTCTGGTTTCCCTGGCCCATGCCGCTTTTTTCGGTATCGGCGCTTACAGTTCCGCCATCCTGCAGGTCAAGTTGGGTGTCCCTCTGATACCGGCCCTCATCGCGGGCACGCTGATAACGGCCTGCATTGCCGTCGTCATCGGCTGGCCGATGCTGCGCATCCGGGGGCCTTATTTCGTCCTGGGAACGCTTGCCATTGGGATTGCCATCTCGATCATCATTCACAACTGGAACAGCCTGACGGGGGGAGTCAGCCTATCAGGCATTCCCATGCTCCCGGCAGTTACCGTGATGGGGTTGACGATCGATTTCGCCTCGAAGAAGGTTTTTTACTACGTGATCCTCATCGCCCTCATCCTGACCCAGTTCCTGATTCGCCGTCTGGTCAATTCCCGCACCGGCCGGACGTTCGCCTCGATACGGGAAAATGAAGACCTGGCGGAGGCACTCGGTATGAACGTTTCGCGTTACAAACTCATGTCGTTCGTCACGGCCTGCGCCATCGCCGCCGTCGCCGGAGGACTTTACGCCAACTACATGGAGGCGATCGAGCCGGAAATCGCCGGGGGGCATATGTCGTTCAACCTCCTGGTCATGATCGTTGTCGGCGGCACCAGAACGATTGCGGGAACGATTATTGGGCCCCTTCTGCTCTGGTTTGTTCCGGAGTTTCTCGAGGCGGCCCAAACCTATCGCCCCCTCTTCTTCGGTCTCATCCTGATTGTCGTCATCATTTTAATGCCCACAGGAATTGCAGGCAAGTTGAAAGAACTTCACCCGAGGATGGCCAAATGGATTCCATGACTTCATCGCCTCATGTCCCCCTATTGAGGGCGGAAAAGTTATTCATCAAATTCGGCGCCCTTAAGGCCGTGGTCGATATCGATTTCTCTATTTATCACGGAGAGATCTTCGGCCTCATCGGACCCAATGGCGCGGGTAAAACGACCGTTTTCAACGCAATCACCAATACGGTTCCGTGGAGTGGGGGGGAGGTTCATTTCGACGGCAAGAATATTCGCGATCTGAAACCCTATCAGATCGCGTTGCTGGGGGTTGTGAGAATCTTTCAGGCGGCCACCATTTTCCCGAAAATACCCGTGCTGGTTCATGTCATGAACGGTCTGAACTGCCGGACGAGATCGACGATGTTGGGCGCCTTTCTGCGTACCCCCTTTTCCCGTAGAGAGGAAGTCACCACTCGGAAACGGGCGCAGGAATTGATTAAATTTGCCGACCTGGGAGGTCTCGAAGAATACCCGGCGGAGAGTCTGACCTGGGCGCAGCAGAAGAAGCTCATGCTGGCGACCGCCTTGGCCGCCGAACCGCGGCTGATTCTACTGGACGAACCGTTTGCCGGCATGAACACCGACGAAATTACCGAGATGATCGGGCTGATTCGAAGTATTCGCGACAACGGCACGACCGTTTTCGTCATCGATCACAACATGAAGGTCATGCAACAGATCTGCGATCGCATGATGGTCTTGAACTTCGGGCAGAAACTCATGGAGGGAGAGCCGGAGGCGATCGCCCGGGATCCTCGCGTGATCGAAGCCTACTTGGGGTATGATGAAAATGATTCAGTTGAATAAAGTAAATGTTTATTACGGGAAATCACAGGCCCTGCATGAAATCTCACTATCCGTCCATCCCGGAGAAATCGTAGCCCTCATCGGCGCCAACGGGGCGGGGAAAACGACCGTGCTGAAGGCGATTTCCGGCTTGATTTCCTGGGGTGGAGGCGACATTACCTTCAACAATCAATCCCTTCGCGGCTTGAAGGCGGCACAGATCGCCATGAAGGGCATCTCCCATGTTCCGGAGCGTGGGGGGATCTTCGGAAAGATGACGGTTCTGGAGAACCTGGAGCTTGGCGCTGCAGCCACCCGCGCCGCAGAGGATAGAGAAAGCAGGTTCCAGAAGGTCTTCAACCTTTTCCCTATATTGAAGGAGCGGAAAACCCAACTGGGCAGCCTGCTAAGCGGCGGGGAACGTCAGATGCTGGCCATCGGGCGCGCGATGATGAGCACTCCACAATTGTACCTGCTGGATGAGCCAACCCTGGGTCTGAGCCCCGTCATGGTGAGTCAGATAGCGCGAATTGTAAAGGAAATAAGCAATCAAGGCGGAACCATTCTCCTGGTAGAGCAGAATGCGCGCATGGCCCTGAAGATCTCCCAGCGGAGTTATGTTTTGGAGATCGGACGTATTCTCCGCGAGGGGCCCAGCCGTGAGTTATTGGAGGATGAGGAAGTGAAGAAGAGTTATTTGGGCTCCTAACCATCCCGTATTGCACTATGCTGCCGGCTGACCACATTCGGATGTCATCCGGTTGAGCCGCCTGGAGGAAAGGTCGATTGCGAAATTGGCCCCTTTCTGCCGGACGGATCTTCCCCTGGAAAAAAACAAGAATAGATCGTATAACCAATTGATTGGTATAATTATTTAAGATAATGGTTGGTTAACGTGTACTGCCTACACCTTGCCCTTGGAGTGGGCAAGGTTGGAAGGCCAAATCACA
This genomic stretch from Deltaproteobacteria bacterium harbors:
- a CDS encoding ABC transporter substrate-binding protein; the protein is MKKAMIRMSMIVLWCASLFVVPFLAYGDEVNIGVIMPLTGKVAAVGLDTLHGAQIAAKEINDEGGINVGGKNYKITIRQYDDEASAAKAVAGMQLLKDRYNVRVVIQGLSGPTMACLEKNERLGVLIIGFFKAPEATSRGNKLVLRHQQTADDDARDCARAAVKILKAKTYALISDTSDWGKASAEGYEEVFEKLGVKKVASEWFDERTQTDFRGQLTKIKAAKPDVIMLTGHDESSAGVITQAHELGIKTPFVVTTGFGVTGEKLTGPKLTEGYLKRIEFTSKTPWPPANARYRTQLYPAMGFKEPAAGYGLSSYASIHIIARAMQKAGTITEALKIRQAAASVLPLPEKYNTTGVSAFQENGSGVITGEMGVYRDGKLVPIK
- a CDS encoding ABC transporter ATP-binding protein; this encodes MDSMTSSPHVPLLRAEKLFIKFGALKAVVDIDFSIYHGEIFGLIGPNGAGKTTVFNAITNTVPWSGGEVHFDGKNIRDLKPYQIALLGVVRIFQAATIFPKIPVLVHVMNGLNCRTRSTMLGAFLRTPFSRREEVTTRKRAQELIKFADLGGLEEYPAESLTWAQQKKLMLATALAAEPRLILLDEPFAGMNTDEITEMIGLIRSIRDNGTTVFVIDHNMKVMQQICDRMMVLNFGQKLMEGEPEAIARDPRVIEAYLGYDENDSVE
- a CDS encoding ABC transporter ATP-binding protein, translated to MIQLNKVNVYYGKSQALHEISLSVHPGEIVALIGANGAGKTTVLKAISGLISWGGGDITFNNQSLRGLKAAQIAMKGISHVPERGGIFGKMTVLENLELGAAATRAAEDRESRFQKVFNLFPILKERKTQLGSLLSGGERQMLAIGRAMMSTPQLYLLDEPTLGLSPVMVSQIARIVKEISNQGGTILLVEQNARMALKISQRSYVLEIGRILREGPSRELLEDEEVKKSYLGS
- a CDS encoding branched-chain amino acid ABC transporter permease, translating into MAEFLQYTVNGLIVGSSYGLLALAMTLIYGILSVPNFALGGIYALGAFVAFYVVQWLGPGYYLSSLFPAVLIGMIIAIVTERIVFRPLHGAPHAAGFIAALGLYSILEGGWAVLFDPTWKKVASPYNNIFLQLGPVSLTLQRLVIFVFCLLFALGTYILIYRTLTGKRIRAASENSDVAQLLGISPYSTTSMTFIVGCVLVSIAGVLDAPTALVGASMGMTPITKAFIVVALGGLGSVPGAIVGGIILGLGENYGAAYISSMYKDLFSYGLFVVVLLLLPHGLYRR
- a CDS encoding branched-chain amino acid ABC transporter permease codes for the protein MRSKSVVYLIFGLVVFLLPFLLPSDYWIYMFTMVGIYMILVGSLDLVYGYTGLVSLAHAAFFGIGAYSSAILQVKLGVPLIPALIAGTLITACIAVVIGWPMLRIRGPYFVLGTLAIGIAISIIIHNWNSLTGGVSLSGIPMLPAVTVMGLTIDFASKKVFYYVILIALILTQFLIRRLVNSRTGRTFASIRENEDLAEALGMNVSRYKLMSFVTACAIAAVAGGLYANYMEAIEPEIAGGHMSFNLLVMIVVGGTRTIAGTIIGPLLLWFVPEFLEAAQTYRPLFFGLILIVVIILMPTGIAGKLKELHPRMAKWIP